The genomic segment TCGAACTGGCTGAAGTACAGCAGCGCGCAGCGCCAATAAGTCGAGGCGCGAAGGTAGGCGGTGGACCCAGTAATGCGTTTGCCCTTCCTGTCGGCCTCTTCGGCTCGATTCTGGAGCCGCCCCGCCAGCGCACTCCAGGCAGTGATCCAGGCCTCTTCGTCACTACCTCTGAGCTGATAGACCACGTCCATGACCTCTCCGAGGTCGGTCATGCCGTAAGGCATCAGGCTTAGCGTGTGCTTGATCAAGGCATCGATCAGCACATTGTCATTGAAAAAATTCGGCTGAGCCCAATGCTTTCTCGAAAGTGCCGAGGCACCTGCGCCGGAGCTTTCGTTGTTCTCCTGGGCGCTGTCGATGTTCTTGCCTTGAGCCTTCATGATGTACGTCCTCGATCTTTGCATCGGCACCGCTTCGGCATTCAGCGGACGCCGACCTTGCCTAGTTCAATTGCGCGTATTGCTGGAGCTCGCACGCTTCGAGAATGACCGATAGCCTGGAGTCCTTGTACGCATCGTCGTCGAAGAAGACTGAATAGAAGAGTTGCTTCTTCTCGGGGACGGTTTGTGCCTCTCTCAGACAAAGGAAATACGCGCCCGGCCCGTGATCGGCCTTTCGTATCGCTGAAATTTCGACAGGAAGCGTCAGTTTCGCCTCCTTGACCAAGCTATCGATCCCCTTCCGTACGGCTTCCTGGCTAGGCGGATGCGCGGGTTGGAGGACGGGAATGGGAACGGAATTGCCGGCGAAAACCGAACAACCGGACAGCAGCACGCACAACAAGAAAACGTAACGCATCACTTCACCCCAGAAGCGGACGCAGGGCGATCCTGTTGCGTCTTGAACGCGTCCGGCAACGCACGCGCCAGGCCTTTCTGGTCGGCAGGCAGGCCGCGACGACGTGCCGTTTCCTGCAGCACTGAAGTTGCCTCCATGTGGATGCGATAGAGCGCCGGGTTTTGTTTGACACCGGCAGTCGCGAAGGCCGGATCGAATGCGATCTGCTCGCACTGTGAAACTGACGTGGAGGTGAAGGCTCGGCACGTCAGCGGCCTGACCTCGTAGACCGAACATCGGTCGTCCTCGCCCAGCAACGGACATCGTCGTCGAAGCCGTTTTGGATCCTCCACCACCGCAGCAGCGGCGGCGGCTTCATCGAGACGCGTCACCAGCGCGGTTCGCTCGACCGGCGAAAAAGTCACCTCTATATGGGCGGCGATCGCCTCGGCAATACCCGGGGGCACGGCGACGAAGAGGTAACAACAGGCGGCGCAGGCGCTCTTGCAAGCGTAGACAGGTTGATTGGGAAAATTGTCCCGGAAGCTTGCCGACGCCGCGTCGGCCATGGCCATCGCAGAACGCGCCGCACGCGCCATGGTCTCCGCCCCCTGCAAGTTTTCGAGCAGAACTGCCCCAAAACGGCTGAAAATCCCCTCATAGCGCTTCGCCAGGCTCCTGGTTAGAGCGCCGACCTCCGCAATATCGGCGGCGACGCTCGCCTCAGCGGCGGTTGTGTCCATGATGAGAGGATCGTTCATCGGAGATTTTCTGTCCGCACCTTGAGTTGCTGCCGAGACATGAAGCGTTCGCGCAGACGCATGATCGACCGCTCGAATCCGTCGACGTAGGTAAATGCGACGGGAACGATCAGCAGAGAGAGCGCCGTTGACGTCAGCAGGCCGCCGATCACGCTTATCGCCATCGGCTGACGGAAAGTGGCATCTGCCCCGAATCCCATTGCGATCGGCAGCATGCCTGCGATCATCGCGATCGTCGTCATGACAACGGGACGAGCACGCTTGCTGCAAGCATCGACCAGGGCGTCATGCATGGAAAGGCCGCGTTCTCGCATTCCGACGACCGCATATTCCACGAGCAGGATGGAATTCTTGGCCACGATCCCCATCAGCATGACGAACCCGATCATGACCGGTAGATCGAGTTCGCTGCGAGCGACGAGCAGGGCGACGAAAGCACCGCCGACAGAGAGCGGGAGCGCGGACAGGATGGTGACCGGCTGTAGAAAATCCTTGAACAGCAGCACGAGCACGCAGAACATGGACAGCACGCCGGCGACGAGCGCCATGCCGAAGCCGGCCGCGAGCTCTCCTGCAAGCTCGGAATCTCCGGTGCGGATGAGTTTCACGGCCGACGGCATGTTCTGAATCGCGGGGAGGGCCATGGCTGTCGCCTGGGCTGTTCCGAGCGCCATTCCGCCGAGGTCGGCATCGACCGTTACGTAGCGGCGGCGATCATAGCGGTCGATTTGGGACGGGCCGCTTTCCACCGCAATCGCCGCAACGCTCGACAATGGAACCGGACCATTCCGTCCGCTCACGCGCATGTTGGCCAGCGTGTCCATGTTTTGTCGAGCCGCGTCCGAGACGCGTACCCGGATATACACTTGCCGGCTATCGAGGTTGAGGCGTGCGACCTGCGCGTCGAAGTCTCCACTGGTAGCTATTCGAACGACATCGCCGATCGAGGCAGTGGTGACCCCTCGCTCCGCCGCCTGTTGCGGATCTGGGCGAACGACGATCTCGGGACGCTCTAGGCTTGCCGTCGACTTGATATTGGTGAAGCGTCCGGCACCCCGCAGCTCTTGCTCGAGGGTCTGAGCACTCGCTCTGAGTGCCTGCACGTTGTCACTCGAGAGAATGAACTGGATTTTCTCGCCGAGGCCGCCACTGCCGATTGCAAATCGTGCACCGGGGATCGTGGGAAGCCTTGTACGGACCCGGTTTTCGATCGTGACTTGGCGTTCACGTTGACCACGGGGAGCCAACATGAGCACCAGGGCTCCTCTGCGGACTTCGCCGGCTTGCTGTGCTCCAGGTCCGATTGTCTGCGAATCGCCCACGGTGGTGAACACGTTCTCGATTCCAGGCACGTCCTTCAGAGCGGCGCGCGTATCTTCGGCAACTCTCAGCGTGCTCTGCAGCGAGCTACCAGGCGGAAGCTCGATACTCACCGTCGTGTAGCCGCGATCGGAGGCGGGAATCAGTCCCGTGGGGATGAGCGGTATGAGGGCGACCGAAGCGAAGAAGAATAGTAGCGCTCCGAGCGCCGTTGTCTTCCGGTGTCTCAGGCACCAGCGGACCGCCGAGAGATACGTTGTGGTCAGGACGCCGTCCTCATGCTCCGCTGACGGTTTCGATTTGAGCAAATAGGCGGCCATCATTGGCGTGAGCAGGCGGGCCACGACCAATGAAGCCAGTACAGCGATGACCGCTGTCCACCCGAACTGCTTGAACAGCATGCCCGAAATACCGCTCATGAGTGCGGTGGGCAGAAAGACGACGACCAACGTCATCGTGGTTGCGACAACCGCAAGCCCGATCTCCGTCACGGCCTCGCTCGCCGCCTGAAGGATCGGCTTGCCCATCGCGCGATGCCGCTCGATATTCTCGATCTCGACGATCGCATCGTCTACCAGGATGCCGACGATCACCGCCAGCGCGAGAAGCGTCACCGTATTGAGGGAGTATTCGAGCCAGGCCATCGCAGCGAAGGCGGGAAGAACCGACAGCGGAAGGGCAGCGGCGGCAATCAGGGTTGCTCGCCAGTCGCGCAAGAACCACCAGACCACGAGAACCGCCAGCAGTGCGCCCTCGTAGAGCATGTGCATCGAGCCGGCGTATTGCTCAAGGGTATAGTCGATGGATCCCGAGACTTGCTTGATCTTCAGCGTCGGGTCCGCCTTCTCGAGCCGCTCCATTTCTCGTCGAACAGTGGCGGCGATCTTCGTTTCATCGAAGCCTTTGGCGCGGTATATCCTGAATCCGACGACGGATTTTCCGTCGAGCAAAGCGAGCTGCGTGCGATCGGCGATGGTGTCCTGGACGGTTGCCACCTGGTCCAGGCGTGCCTTGGGTAAGCCCGAGAGCGCAATCGGGAGGGCAGCCAGATCCGACGCTTGGCGCACGATTGCGGTGGTGCGGACGGCCTGTTCGTTTTGCTCCAATTGGGCTCGGCCGCCGGATGATTGCTGCTGAACCTGGCGCAACGTGCGCGAAACATCCGCTGCGGTGATGCCGAGAGCGGCGAGGCGCACCGGATCGACCTCCACGCGCACTTCGCGCTGTACGCCGCCGACGCGTTCGAAGCGGCCGACGCCGGGGACTCCCAGAACAGCCTTGGCGATGGTGTCGTCAACAAACCACGACAGCGCCTCTTCGTCCAATCGGGTTGACGATATCGCATAGATGAGCAGAGCATTTCCGCCGGCCCGTTGTGCGCTGACAGTCGGCGGCTGAACGTCTACCGGCAACTCTGAACGCACGCGGTCAACCGCATCCTTGGTCTCGATCAGAGCCTCCGAAAGACCCTTCTCGAGCACGAATTCGACCCCGATCGATACGCGGCCGTCCGTCACCGAAGTTCGCAGATGCCTGAGGCCGCTGAGCGTCGCGAGCGAATCTTCGACCTTGCGCGCAACCTCCGTCTCGAGCTGGGACGGCGCCGCTCCCGGTTGAGTCAAGGTGACATTGACGACCGGCAGGTCCAGATCGGGAAAACTCTGGATCGACAGCGCCCTAAAACCCCAGAGCCCGGCGATTGCGAGAACCGCAAACAGCATGATGGACGGTATGGGGTTGCGGATCGACCATGTCGCGAGATTCATCGACCGGCACCCTCGGCAGTGAAGGCTGCGTCGGCTTCGGTTGCCGTTGCCAACCGCACAATGTCTCCGTCATTCAGGAAGCCAGCACCTTGAACGATGACGTGATCACCGAGATCAATACCGGCAATAATCTCGACGCTGCTGTCTTGCCGGCGGCCGATGGTGACGGCCTTGAGCGCCACTCGTGGCCTGGGTTCATCTCCTGCGATCTTCAGCACATAGCTTCGACCATCGCGGATGACGACACTTTCGGCCGGAATGACGTGAGCCGGGCTTTCGCCGAGAATAATCTTACCGTTGACATACATGCCGGCTCGCGCCCGGCTCCCGGGCTCGATATCGGCGTAGATGATGCCGAGACGTGATTGCGGATCCAGAGAGGGCGCGGTCTGACGGACCTGCGCAACAGCGGTGCTGCCATCCGCCAGTGCCAAGACAATGCGTTGACCGGGCAGGATCTTCGTAAGCTGAGCAGCGGTGAGTTCACCCCGCCATTCAAGACGGTTCTGCCTGATCAAGCGAAACAATTCCTGCCCGACGGGGACGACGGCGCCGAGCGTCGCCGTGCGTGAGCTGATGACGCCGTCGTCGGGAGCAACGACCTCGGCATATTTCAGCTGCAGTTGCTTGGAGGCGAGAAGCGCCTCCGCGGCTCTCGCGTCGGTTTCCTGCTGCAAGGCGTCTTTGTCACTGACGAAACCGCGGCTCTTCAAGCTCAACGCGCGCTGCCGGTTGGCTTCAGCCACGTCGTATCGAGCCTTCAACTGGGCTTCATCTGCGCGCAGGAGATCCGGATCGAACCGCGCGAGCACTTGGCCCTTCTTGACCTGGTCGCCGACGTTGACCAGGACGTCGGACAACTGATAGCCGCCGATCTGCGCTCCCACGCTCGCTTCCTGCCAGGCTGCGATCGTTCCGGAAGCGTCTATTGCCGTCTGCCACATCAACTCACGGGCAGCGATGCTCGTGGCAGTCAATGCCGGCGCATTTTGAACCGGAACGGCAGCCATCGATGCGCGGCGGTTTATGATCGCAATCGTGACGACCGTGACGGAAAGTGCCGCAATCATTCCCACGGTAACTTTCGCATAGAATGCGACCTGGCGTTGACGCGGAGTGCCGGCGCCTTCGGCAGAAGGTGCGACCGCGGGCATGGTCACGGAATCGGACGCAGCTGTCCTCCGGTTCGGCTGAGACAAGGGGAGGTTCTCCAATACTAGATTGTTTGATCTAATATATCGTGCAGCTTGCCCATGTCAATGTAAGCTCTCCCCTGAGCAGGGCTTCTCGTCGGCACCAAAGGTGAGCGCGCTCGACATCAGCCAAGCACCGCGAAATACCGCTCCCAGGGGGCTTGCTTCTGAAGCCGGGTCGATGTCGCGTCGAGGGCGACAGACCCGGGATCGCTCGGACGAGCAGCTCTAAAGTCCGTGCCGAATGCGACCACAAGACGCATTAGCTTTGCGTCCGCGACCGGTCGCTCACGAGGGGGCCGGCGGGAAGGTGCACTCACCTCATCTCGCGCGATAAATCCGTGTTTCTCCTTCCCGGAGTGTGATGAAAGAAGTCGGGTCTACGCCGGCTGCTTCAACTGCGGCCGCCAGGTCCTGTAGCGGCCGTTCAATCGCTTCGTGAGACATTTGGAAAGTACCATGGTGCATCCCGATACTCTGCTTGGCGCCGAGATCTTGATGTGCCTGGACAGCTTCCGCAGGATTCATGTGCATCGGACGCATGAACCAGCGCGGTTCATACGCGCCGATCCCGAGCAATGCGATGTCGGGCGATCCAAGTCGCCGCCTGATCTCGGAGAAGTGGGTGGAATAGCCGCTATCCCCGCCGAAATAGACCCGCCGATCACCCTCCTGAATCAGGTAGCTGCCCCAGAGGCTTTTTTGGCGGTCGCGGAGCCCGCGCGCCGAGAAATGTTGTGTCGGCGCAAAAGTCACTTTGCAGCCAGGCTTGACCTCAAAGTTCTCCCACCAGTCGAATTCGTGCACGCGGGTAAACCCAATCGAGCGGACCAGTTCTCGGTCGCCCGCAGCCACCAGCACGATCGGCGAGAACTTCTGCTGGAGGCAACGCAGCGTGTCCAAGTCCAGGTGATCGTAGTGATTGTGGCTGATCAGAATGACGTCGATGCGCGGCAATTCATCGATAGGGACGCCGGGCTCTCTGACTCGTTTTGGACCGAGCCATCGGATCGGGCTTGCACGCAATGACCAAATTGGATCGGTCAGAATGTTCAAGCCTCTATGCTGAATCAAAAACGTGGCATGGTTCACGAAGGTGATGGCAACGTCGTTGATTCCGCACATGGCGCGTAGTCTGGGCACTGCCGCATTCTTTACGACGGCTGGCCAGCGGCTCCTCTTCTCGAAGATCATGCCCAGCGCGCTCGATACCGTGGGAGCGAACCCTCTCGGAAGGGTGGGATTATGGAAGCGTTGCCCGTCGAAGTGATCCGAGATTGGCCAGGTTGTCGGCGTCCGAGCCGTGCGGCTCGGATCCTGCAATACCTCGTCCGGTAATGTGTGCGCCGTCTCGTTGCCACCCAGCGCAGCTGCCGATTGTCCGTAACGCGGGCCGTTTGCGATGGAGCTCAATGGCTCCTCCTGTTCGATCTCATGTGTTTCTATCTTTGAGCGGTGTGTGAGTATTGTGTGAGACGTGCCTGAAGCGTCGTGAACCCCAGCCTTGCCGAGAGAGACACCGGGATGTAGATCTTTTGTGCATCGACGAACCCAAAGGTCATTTCGGTCTCGCCGAGCGATCTGTTGGGCGTTCCCGCGTGTGGACCGTTCCCATTCCGTATTTCGCCCGCAATGGGTGTTATTCGCAGCTCGCATGCGGTCAGTGGGCCCGTGAACGGACCGCGAGTTGCGATCTGCGTCTCTTTTCTCTTCAGAGCAATATCGAAACGCCGTACGCCATCAAAGACTGGCACAGTACGATCGCAGGCTCCGATCTCACTCTTTCCATCGGCCTTGACCGCCGATGCCAACAATCCACTGAGCGGATCGATAATGTTCTTCAGATGCTCCGGCTCGATCGGAGCCCGCCGCGACGCCTGATCCAGGGGTGGGTCGACCGTCAGCTTATCGACCGCGCCTCCAGACATAACCAACGCAACCTTTTGAACCCGCTGGCTGCCCCGATGGTCGAGATCGAATTTCGTAGGTGTAAGAATGCCATTCTTGTAGGTGCCGCTCGTTACGGCCTCTCCGGTCGCGGAACTCATCAGTCTTGCAGCGCCGGAGGTCCGGTAATTTGTCCGCACGGTGTAGGCGCTGCCGCGTACAGCGAAGATAACGTCGGCGTGCACGATCGTGAGGCCGGCGAGGGTGACCTCATACTTGGCGCGGATATCGCTATCTGCCGCACGTGAGGGCAGGCTGGAGGGAAGCAGGAGCAGGAACGCCCCGTACGCCGTTGCGGAAGCCCGGATTGCTGCGACGATCTTGCTCCGAGACAGGCGGCATCTTCGGGCGTGTCGCCGGGTCGCCTCAGGATCCGAAATGACCATCGTCCCTCATTCAGAATTGCAATTATAGAATATTTAGTCTATTAAAATTATGGTCACATCGTGGCGAAATGTATATGATAGATGAAATGCTCTAACTAAGTGGCGTGGCAATGAGAAAGCTCGATCCGGTCAAACACGAAGAAAAGCGGCAGCAGATCCTGCAAGCCGCATCCCGGTGCTTTATGCGTGATGGCTTCCGGGGCGCGAGTACGTCCAGCATATGCGCCGAGGCCAAAATCAGTCCCGGCCATCTCTATCACTACTTTTCGAGCAAAGAGGCCATTGTCAGTGCGATGGCCGAGTCCCGCTTGGCGCAAGCTGCCGCGCACCTTGGCGCGACGACCCCCGGGCCGGACGTAGTCACAGCGTTCTTGGGAGCGATTGAGTCTGGAATCGGCGTCCGCGATCCCTCAGCGAATGCCTTGATGCTGGATTTGCTTGCTGAATCTGCGCGCAACCCGGTAGTTGGCGGGATATTGCGCGAAAATCACCGCGAGATGCGGATGTTGCTGGCAAGCCTCTTGCGTAAAGGCCAGGAGCGCGGCCAGATTGATCTCAAGCTTGATCCAGATGTAGCCACGTCGATCCTTTTCAGTTTTGTCGACGGCGCGAAAGCGATGATGATCCGCGATCCTGATCTGGACCAGGCAAAGAGCATTGAGATGCTGAAGATCGCTATATCTCGCTTCCTGCGTGCTCCGGATGTCGCGAATTCGGACGCGTCAGCCACCGATGGCCCCGGCGCAGCCGCGAACGGCATGAGGGCGCGCCCGATCTCGCCGAGGCCGGTAAGATCTTGAGTTATGACCGGCCGTCTCCGACGTCGGTAGTGTTGATCTCATGCGACGTCACGCTGGCTGCCTTCTCTTCGGAGCACTGAGCCAGACAGAGAGTACCCAGACCATTGAGTAGACTAGCTCTCCTGAGAGTCCCGCGGAGATTTCATCATGCCGATTCCTACTGGAGTTGCCGGTGCCAACATTAGACGAGGCGACTTGGTGAAGCTCGTCGACGGCAAGCTCTTTCCCGCTTTATCAAGCGAGGCGCACCTGGGTGTAGCCGCAGAATCGATACTCGAAGGCGCTGAGATGTTTTGCAGCACAGAAAAGCACTGGCGCAACGCACCCAGCAAAGATCGCTCGGAATTCTCGTAAGGGCGCTTATCGGGTAGTAACTGTCTTCAAATTGCCCGTCGGGGTATTCGGCTAAGCTACCCCGCCATTCACTATGCGCTTTATCTGTATTGCGCCCGCAAACTTGGCGCCAAGCTTTGCCCAAATTGCTTCGATTCGGCTACGGTTCCGCGCTGATGAGCCACGTCCCTGGTTGAAACGATAATGGTCAGGCGGAGCGCGATCGTTGCGTGGTCTTCTTCGCGCGAGAAGGATTTGGTCTCTTGTCCTCCGCGGGGGAAGACAGGAGATGCTCAACCATCAGCTTGAATTGGGCCACGACCTTTTTGGTGTCCTGTTTCGGGTCGTGCAGCGAAACCGCCTTGGTCGCATCCACGAGACCGACGATTGCGACAGCCGCGAGCTCGGGATCGAGCTCCGGCCGGATCTCCCCCTGGCTCTGTCCGTGGCGTATCACGTCGGCGAGAAGGCCGCGCATGCTTCGACTGCGCCCATGCAATATCTTGGCCATCTCGGGATTGCGCCTGCTTTCCGCGAGCATTTCGAAGAAGAGCGCGGCTTGCGCGGCCCCCCCGGGCTGCTCTTGGATTTCGGATAGCAGCGCCGATATGACCGAACCGCCGTCAGAGGCGATCTGCTTGAACCGCTCGGAAGCCCCCTCGAGCCGGGCGTCGGCCATCGCCGCGATGATGGCGTCCTTGCTGTCGAAGTAATGGTAGAGGTGGCCAGGGCTGATTTCCGCTTCGGCGCAGATCTGGGCCGTGGAGGCCCCATTCAGGCCGCTCCGGAGGAAACACCGCATAGCGGCTCCCAGGATTTCCTGACGCTTCTTTTCGTGCTTGATCGGGTCGATTTTCCGCATAAGGGCTTCTATAAACTGGACTAATTGCTCCAGCAACCCCCGATTTTTTAGCCCGAAAAATAGATCAAATAATCTAATTGTCATGAAATAGACTGAATGATCGATCTAGTTTAGAATTCTTCTATGGAGGGTTCGACTATGAAGTTGACGCATGCTGCTGGCGGGCCCGGTGGGCAAGAAATCATACTCGTGTCGCCTGGAGATCCTTTGTGGCCTGCGGCTGCGCACTTCGTTCGAGCGAAATACCACGACGTGTACGGCGCTCGCTTGGGCGCGCTCCCGAAGACGCTGGTGTTGCTCGTCGACGACCACGCGATCCGATGTGCTGCTGGAATGCGAGACCAATCGGAACGCTTCTTCTCCGAATTTTATCTCGATGAGCCGGTCGAACGAGCTCTCGGTGCGGTCGCTGGCCGTTTGGTGCTGCGGGAAGAGGTGGTGGAGGTTTCATCTCTCGTCAGCAGCAGCCCGGCCGATTCTCCTCGATTCCTGCGAAGTCTGATCGCATACGGCGGAGAACTTGGATTTAACTGGGCGTTCTTCACGGCGACCGGGCAGTTACAGAAGTTCCTTCGGAGAATGCGACTTCCTCTGATCGAGTTGGCCAATGCGGACCCGAGCCGCGTTCCGATGCCGCAGGAGTGGGGGACGTACTACCAGACCTCTCCAAAAGTGTTTGCGATCGACCGCAGTCAGATGTCGGCCTTCCTGATGCAAACCGGGGCGTCCCAGATGACGGGTGCATGCTAATGGACGATCTCTACCATGCGCTGCGGCTCAACGCCGAAATGAAAGGCGACGTCGCGGCCATAGCCGACGGGAAACAGTCTTTGACCTGGTCCGGTCTGGCAGCTCGGGTCAGTGCAGCGTCGGACTACCTCGGGACCGGTCCAGAGACGATTGGAATATTCGGCGGCAACAGTGTGGACTGGGTAGTTGCTTTCCTCGCGGCGAGCATATCTGGAAAGACGATCGTCCCGATCCCGACCTTCTTTAGCAGGGGGCAAGTCGAGCACGTCGTCAAGGACGCGTCGATTGCCCGCACTATAGTTACATCGGATGATGGTGAGGCGGAGCTCCAATCGGCATTCAGGATGCCCGCGCGGGGGACAAGCTCTTTGGGAAAAGCTCCGCCGCGAAGTGCGGGCCTGATTATCTACACCTCTGGCAGCACGGGAGCTCCCAAGGGCGTTCGCCTCGAGAGCAATCAAGCGCTCTGGTCGGCTTGGAACCTGGCAAACCTAGTCTCGGCCAATCCAGCCGACCGCTATCTATCTGTGCTTCCTTTGCCCATGCTGCTCGAACTGATCTGCGGGGTCATGATTCCGGTCCTGGTCGGCGGAACGGCTTTCTATGACGATGAAATAGCGAGGAGCGTTGCCACTGGTGCGATGGCAAACATTGCGGAGGCAATCGAGCGAGTGCAGCCCACCGCGAGTGTCTTCGTCCCTCAGCTACTGGCGCTGTACGTCTCGCAGCTGGCCGCGCTGCAGAAGAAGGCCCCGGATAGCCTGCGTTTCGTGGCGGTCGGAGGCGCACCGCTCCCATCGGCACTGGCTTCTGCAGCATCCCGCCTAAGCATTCCGATCTGCGAAGGCTACGGACTTTCCGAGTGCTCTTCAGTCGTCGCGATGAATCGGCCTGGTGCCGTGCGCGAAGGAACGGTGGGGCGGCCCTTGCCAGGTCTCGACGTTGTCATAGACGAGGGCGAGATCGTCGTGGCCGGACCATCTGTGATGGATGGTTATTTAGGAGGAAGCGACCAGCCAATTCATTGGCGCACCGGTGACATGGGTCGTATTGACGCCGATGGATTCCTGAAGGTTTACGGACGAAAGGACAATTTGATTGTAACTCCTGCCGGCCGCAATGTGAATCCCGAGTGGATCGAAACGATGTTGATGGATGATCCGCGCATTGGGGCGGGGGCGCTCTGTCAGCTTGATGGTGCAACCGAACAATCCACCCGCTTGGTTGCGCTTCTCGTCCCTTCGCGACGCGGTGAAGAGTGGTTCAAGTCCGCTACTCCTGCGGAAGTCGACGACCTCCTTGTCGAACTCTGCGACGCGGCCCCTGAATATGCCCTCCCTGCTGAAGCCGTCGTCATCTCGCGCGAGCAAGCTAGGGAGCGCGGCCTGTTCACATCCAACGGCAGAGTTCGACGATCCGAAGCGCAGAAAATCCTGCACGAAGCGTTCCAAACCGGAGGAGACCATCGCATGGCGACTTACGAGCGGCTCAATTCGGAAACGGCAGAGGAACTAGGGCGTTTCCTTTCCATCCCTCTCGTCAGGAATGCGCTTGAGAGCGGCGGATCACGTGAACTCTATCTCTCATTCCTCACTCAGGCATATCACCACGTCAAACACACGGCCCGCCTGATGGGATTTGCTGCCGCCCAGACAGATGATGAGGAACTCCAGGACGCTCTTATTGAGTACCTCAACGAGGAGCGCGGTCACGAGAAGTGGATCCTCGAAGATATACGTGCATTGGGAGGCGATCCCGAAGTGGTGGCGAACGGCAAGCCGGGAAGAGCGTGCCAGGTCATGGTCGGTTATGCCTACTATGCCAT from the Bradyrhizobium sp. WBAH42 genome contains:
- a CDS encoding thermostable hemolysin translates to MKLTHAAGGPGGQEIILVSPGDPLWPAAAHFVRAKYHDVYGARLGALPKTLVLLVDDHAIRCAAGMRDQSERFFSEFYLDEPVERALGAVAGRLVLREEVVEVSSLVSSSPADSPRFLRSLIAYGGELGFNWAFFTATGQLQKFLRRMRLPLIELANADPSRVPMPQEWGTYYQTSPKVFAIDRSQMSAFLMQTGASQMTGAC
- a CDS encoding AMP-binding protein, with product MDDLYHALRLNAEMKGDVAAIADGKQSLTWSGLAARVSAASDYLGTGPETIGIFGGNSVDWVVAFLAASISGKTIVPIPTFFSRGQVEHVVKDASIARTIVTSDDGEAELQSAFRMPARGTSSLGKAPPRSAGLIIYTSGSTGAPKGVRLESNQALWSAWNLANLVSANPADRYLSVLPLPMLLELICGVMIPVLVGGTAFYDDEIARSVATGAMANIAEAIERVQPTASVFVPQLLALYVSQLAALQKKAPDSLRFVAVGGAPLPSALASAASRLSIPICEGYGLSECSSVVAMNRPGAVREGTVGRPLPGLDVVIDEGEIVVAGPSVMDGYLGGSDQPIHWRTGDMGRIDADGFLKVYGRKDNLIVTPAGRNVNPEWIETMLMDDPRIGAGALCQLDGATEQSTRLVALLVPSRRGEEWFKSATPAEVDDLLVELCDAAPEYALPAEAVVISREQARERGLFTSNGRVRRSEAQKILHEAFQTGGDHRMATYERLNSETAEELGRFLSIPLVRNALESGGSRELYLSFLTQAYHHVKHTARLMGFAAAQTDDEELQDALIEYLNEERGHEKWILEDIRALGGDPEVVANGKPGRACQVMVGYAYYAIQWISPYSLLGMVHVLEGLSVKLAERLANAVQRSLGLEGGGGFSYLRSHGGLDVGHVEFFKSLVNGIEDGATQDIVIDAARVMYGLYGAIFEELALSVTGKADAA